Proteins co-encoded in one Podarcis muralis chromosome 12, rPodMur119.hap1.1, whole genome shotgun sequence genomic window:
- the NEUROD6 gene encoding neurogenic differentiation factor 6: MLTLPFDESVVMPESQMCRKFSRESEDPNQIKKPESFAKQIAHQGKSIKRSTAEDTEKEEVEDDREEEDENGLPRRRGLRKKKTTKMRIERVKFRRQEANARERNRMHGLNDALDSLRKVVPCYSKTQKLSKIETLRLAKNYIWALSEILRIGKRPDLLTFVQNLCKGLSQPTTNLVAGCLQLNARSFLMGQSGEVAHHGRSPYSTFYPPYHSPELSTPPGHGTLDNSKTMKPYNYCSAYESFYESTSPECSSPQFEGPLSPSPINYNGIFSLKQEAALDYDKNYNYGMHYCAVPPRGPLGQSSVFRLPAESHFPYDLHLRSQSLTMQDELNAVFHN; this comes from the coding sequence ATGTTAACGCTACCATTTGATGAGTCTGTTGTAATGCCAGAGTCCCAGATGTGCAGAAAGTTTTCCAGAGAAAGTGAGGACCCGAACCAAATCAAGAAACCCGAAAGCTTTGCAAAGCAGATTGCGCACCAAGGGAAAAGCATCAAACGGTCGACAGCGGAAGATACAgagaaagaggaggtggaagatgaccgagaggaggaagatgaaaACGGTTTGCCCAGGAGGAGGGGCCTCCGGAAAAAAAAGACCACCAAGATGAGAATCGAGAGGGTCAAATTCAGGCGACAGGAAGCCAACGCCAGAGAAAGGAACAGGATGCACGGCCTCAACGATGCGCTGGACAGCTTAAGGAAAGTGGTCCCTTGTTACTCCAAGACGCAAAAACTGTCAAAAATAGAAACTTTGAGGCTGGCTAAAAATTACATCTGGGCTCTCTCCGAAATCTTACGGATTGGCAAGAGGCCTGACCTGCTGACGTTTGTCCAGAACTTGTGCAAAGGTCTCTCTCAGCCCACCACAAACTTGGTCGCAGGATGCCTACAACTCAACGCCAGAAGTTTCTTGATGGGTCAGAGCGGGGAGGTGGCCCACCACGGCCGATCTCCCTACTCCACTTTCTATCCCCCCTACCACAGCCCAGAGCTGAGCACACCCCCAGGTCACGGGACCCTCGACAATTCCAAGACCATGAAACCCTACAATTATTGCAGTGCTTACGAGTCCTTCTACGAGAGCACTTCTCCCGAATGCTCCAGCCCCCAGTTCGAAGGTCCCTTAAGTCCTTCCCCAATTAACTATAATGGGATATTTTCCCTCAAGCAAGAAGCAGCTTTGGACTATGACAAAAACTACAATTACGGCATGCATTATTGTGCTGTGCCACCCAGGGGTCCCCTTGGGCAGAGTTCTGTGTTCAGGTTGCCTGCAGAGAGCCACTTCCCTTATGACCTACATCTGCGCAGCCAGTCTCTCACCATGCAAGACGAATTAAATGCAGTTTTTCATAATTAA